The Silene latifolia isolate original U9 population chromosome Y, ASM4854445v1, whole genome shotgun sequence sequence TGTGCCTGCTTCGTCGAGTTCTGCAAAGGAAGCCGTGCCAATTACTATTACACTACCTTTTCCGCATCGACAACAGAAGTCAAAACTTGATACGCGACTGAAGCGATTCATGGAAGTAGTGAAGAACTTGCAAGTGAGTGTTCCATTTACTGATTTGATCACTCAAGTGTCGGCTTATGCGAAGTTTATGAAAGAGATATTGACAAGGAAGAGTTCCTTTGATGAAGTAGAGACGGTTGCATTCACTCAGAAGTGCAGAGCTGCGATGCACGCTACCATTCTACCAAAGctaaaggatccagggagtttttctatcccttgtcatatagGTCATTtagctattagtaaagctctttgtgattctAGAGCTAGTGTCAATGTTATgccatattcaatatgtaaaaagCTTAATATAGGTCAACTTAATATCACTAATATGACtctacagatggctgaccgttcTCTACAATGCCCTCTAGGTGTTTTAGAAGACGTGCCAGTTAGAATAGGGAAAtatttcattccagttgacttCGTTATTCTTGATATGGCTGAAGATGTCCACATCCTCATCATTCTAGGCAGTCCATTCCTTTATACCACAGGGGCCATTATAGATTTGGGGAGAGGCCGACTGACATTAGTTTTAGGAGATGAGAGGATCACTTTTGATTTAGAAAAAGCATTAAAGCAACCCATGATTGAGGAAACTTGTAATAGAATTGATATTATTGATTTGACTGTTGATGATTCTCTTTCTTTAAACTTGGatagggatcctctggagattgccctaCTGACTGATCAAGCTATTGAGACGGGCTCATGGAGTCCATAAGTTTTCTTAATAGAGAAGTtgctaactggagaggaatgcaaAGAAAATAAGGTTTTGAGCTTAGGTAGCCCCTCAAAGGCTGCCAAGGTACAGAAACCTGAACTTAAACCCTTTCCCCCTCATCTTAAGTATGTATTTCTGGACACTTGTGAGATGAATCCTgtaattgtcaatgctagcctaacaaAAAACCAACTCTCTGCTTTGTTGGTTGTTTTAAGAACTCATAAGAAAGctattgggtatagcattgacgatTTACAgggtattagtcctgatttttgtatgcacCGTATTTATTTGGAAGAAGGTCAAAGGCCTAGTGCGCAAGGTCAGAGACGGCTAAATCCTTCTATGCATGAGGTGATAAcgaaagaggtacagaaattacttgatgctggtatTATATATTCTATATCTGATTCAAAATGGGTTAGTCTAGTCCaggttgtacctaagaagggaggtactacagtagtttctaatgataaaaatgaattaattgctactagacttgtgaCGGGATggaggatgtgtatagattacatgAAGCTGAATTCAGCTACTAGAAAAGACCTTTTTCCCTTACCTTATATTGATCAGATGTTAGAAAGACTTGCGTGTCATAGTTATTTATGTTATCTAGATGGCTaatccggtttctttcagatacccatacaCCCTGATGATTAGGAAAAGACCACAttcacatgtccatatggtgtgtttgcttataggaggatgccttttgccttatgtaatgccccagctacttttcagcgttgtatgatggccatattttctgattacatagagtctatcatggaagtctttattgatgattttagtatttatggtactgattttgatgtttgcttgagaaacttgtctaaggttttgcagcgctgtgaggaggCTCATCTTTTACTGAACTGGGAGAAGTTCCACTTTATGGTGACTAAAGGAGTGGTGCTTGGTCACTTGGTGTCTGGACGTGGTATTGAGGTAGATaaggctaaggttgaggtaataaAAAAACttccgtacccggttaatgttaaaagtgtgcgtagttttcttggtcatgcaggattttatcgccgctttattaaagatttttctaaaattgctcaacctttAACGAGGCTCCTTCATAAGGATGCCCCGTTTGTGTTTAATGATGAGTGTGTTAAGTCTTTTGAtaggattaaacaagctcttattTCAGCTCCCATTATCCAGTCTCCTGATTGGGATCTACCGTTTGAAGTTATGTGCGACGCCAGTGATTATGCccttggagctgttttggggcagcgGAAAGATAAAGTGCTTAATGCTATTTACTATTCTAGTAAGACACTTGATGATGCACAGATCAATtatgctactacagagaaggagTTGCTTGCAGTTGTCTATGCTTTAGATAAATTCAGAGCCTATCTTGTGGGTTCTAAGGTGACTGTGTATACTGGTCATTCCGCTTTGAAGCATTTCTTAgccaagaaggaggctaaaccgagGCTTATTCGTTGAATTCTATTGCTGCAAGAATTCGACTTGTCAATTAGGgataagtctggtgctgagaATGTTGTTGCTGACCATTTATCTCGGTTGAGATTTGACGGAGGGGATGtgattgatgattcttttccagatgaccatcTATTGGCTATTACAGCAAATACTCtatggtttgctgattttgccaACTACTTAGTAGGAGGTATTCTTCCTCCTGACTTATCATATCAATAGAAGAAGAAatttatgcatgatgtgaagcggtatttttgggatgacccGTATCTGTTTCGTGAATGTGCTGATGGTATTTATTGACGGTGTATCCCGGAGAGTGAAGTATATGCTATTTTATCTCATTGTCATTCTTCTTTTTacggtggtcatcatggtccgtCTAGGACCTTTGCTAAAGTAATGCAGTCTGGCTTCTTTTGGCCAACTATTCTGAAGGATGCTACTACTTTCGTCCGTTCTTGTGATGTATGTCAAAGGACGGGTAATATTACACAAAGGCATAAAATGCCTCAAACTGGGATCTTGGAAGTTGagattttttatgtttggggtaTAGACTATCAAGGGCCGTTCCCGTCATCTCATGGGAATCAGTATATCTTGATAGCTGTGGATTATGTATCCAAAAGGGTGGAAGTTGTTGCCACTcctacttgtgatgctaaatcagTTGTAAAACTATTTCAGAAGATTATATTCCCTCGGTTTGGAGTCCCTCGTGCTGTGATTTGTGATGGAGAGAAGCATTTTAATGAACGTCATCTGAATTCTTtgttgaagaaatatggcgttacacaccgtaAAGGATTGGGTTATCATCCCCAAACaagtgggcaagtggaggtttctaattGAGAGCTGAAATCTATTTTGGAGAAAGTAGTTAGCAAGaatagaaaggattggagtcgtaAGCTTGATGATACTCTGTGGGCTTACCGAACTGCATTTAAAACTCCAATCGGTACATCTCCTTACCGTCTGGTTTACGGGAAGTCGTGTCATCTTCCAGTAGAACATGAGTACCGGGCTATGTTGGCCATTaaagagctgaatatggatccctcactggcgggtgagaaaagattgatgcagttgaatgagctggATGAGTTTCGTCTGCATGCTTATGATAGTGCTCGAGTTTACAAAGAACAAAccaagaagtggcatgacaagcacaTTTTGCAGCGGGAATTCCATGTTGGAGACAAGGTATtattatttaactctcgtttgcgatTGTTTCCAGGTAAGCTCCGTTCTAGGTGGTCAGGACCGTTTACTGTTGCTGAAGTAAACAAATTTGGGTCGGTTATGCTGAAAATCGACAAAGGAGAGACTTTTAAAGTGAATGGGC is a genomic window containing:
- the LOC141627583 gene encoding uncharacterized protein LOC141627583, which gives rise to MPVEEEEHPFMHSRGLVNLELSDDEKDASNDTALPTTKKNEMKLDRVLSHVAPDVPASSSSAKEAVPITITLPFPHRQQKSKLDTRLKRFMEVVKNLQVSVPFTDLITQVSAYAKFMKEILTRKSSFDEVETVAFTQKCRAAMHATILPKLKDPGSFSIPCHIGHLAISKALCDSRASVNVMPYSICKKLNIGQLNITNMTLQMADRSLQCPLGVLEDVPVRIGKYFIPVDFVILDMAEDVHILIILGSPFLYTTGAIIDLGRGRLTLVLGDERITFDLEKALKQPMIEETCNRIDIIDLTVDDSLSLNLDRDPLEIALLTDQAIETGSWSP